In Vespula vulgaris chromosome 10, iyVesVulg1.1, whole genome shotgun sequence, the following are encoded in one genomic region:
- the LOC127067287 gene encoding AN1-type zinc finger protein 5, protein MERESNPMQALCRSGCGFYGSPATDGLCSLCYKENLKKKQQPPVSAATVPTSQTVSGNAGTLQSGFGSPAVTGTTAQPTIPTIPQSTTDLPNPKEVSREDQDSEVGVSVTVAEGSVSSGDTDECFDGKETDKESKKKKNRCAVCRKKVGLTGFECRCGGLFCSVHRYSDKHDCKFDYREMGAQEIRRNNPVVVGEKVQKI, encoded by the exons ATGGAACGTGAATCTAATCCAATGCAAGCTTTGTGCCGCAGCGGTTGTGGATTTTATGGCTCGCCAGCCACTGATGGACTTTGTTCTCTTTGctacaaagaaaatttaaaaaagaaacaacaaccACCAGTATCAGCTGCAACTGTTCCAACCTCACAGACCGTTTCTGGTAACGCTGGCACGTTGCAAAGCGGTTTTGGCAGTCCTGCTGTTACAGGAACTACAGCCCAACCTACCATTCCTACTATACCTCAATCAACGACAGATCTACCCAATCCTAAAGAA GTTAGCAGGGAAGATCAGGACAGTGAAGTAGGAGTAAGCGTTACAGTAGCTGAAGGTTCAGTGAGTAGTGGTGATACAGATGAGTGCTTCGATGGCAAAGAGACTGATAAAGAatctaagaagaagaaaaatcgttgtGCTGTTTGTCGCAAAAAAGTTGGATTAACTg GATTTGAGTGTCGTTGCGGAGGACTATTCTGCTCCGTGCATCGATACAGTGATAAGCACGACTGCAAATTTGATTATAGAGAAATGGGCGCTCAAGAGATACGGCGCAATAATCCAGTTGTTGTTGGTGAAAAAGTGCAAAAAATTTGA